One genomic region from Ptychodera flava strain L36383 chromosome 14, AS_Pfla_20210202, whole genome shotgun sequence encodes:
- the LOC139149057 gene encoding ribosome biogenesis protein NOP53-like, protein MADTTKSKRRTHGSRNKKKGWKKSDVKDVEEHLEDQRLQLRTGGLVAEKTDEQLFFVEKTSKDQKEDELERSKKKESKPLHCYRHLQPNPKIKPAPKPTAKKQKKSKRVLEIEEKEKQGIYTKSKKRKLDDANAYRKKKQEKLKSLQLEETNLYDLWGDNDILAAKEVNEKTKAEANEHFLKVTKKVRKKAHNSYTKKPSARPAVEVIAPGGSYNPSYDDHQSLLQEAHKQEMRRLNTERDLNRQTSTRYVSRAAVEDSYLEEMSAGLFDDDETDDEDDDDHESSDSDNQAGDEARPPNPPVRADERKTQKQRRKEKARKEEEKQRVIKKEENRKLNDVYRLRSLKAEINEKEKEIEERKQKRWEKRNDPTRIKKIGRQKYQDPFLEIKLSEELVPNLRLLKPEGNLIDDRFKSLQRRNIIVASVPMKTKRKYKIKMVEKRSHREFK, encoded by the exons ATGGCGGATACCACGAAGTCGAAAAGACGAACACATGGCAGTAGAAACAAGAAAAAGGGTTGGaagaaaagtgatgtaaaagATGTTGAGGAACATTTAGAAGATCAGAGGTTACAACTAAGAACAGG TGGTCTTGTAGCCGAGAAGACAGATGAACAACTTTTCTTTGTTGAAAAGACATCAAAAGATCAAAAGGAAG ATGAACTAGAGAGAAGCAAAAAGAAAGAATCAAAGCCCCTGCATTGTTACCGACATCTGCAAccaaatccaaaaatcaaacctGCACCAAA ACCGAcagcaaagaaacaaaagaaaagcaAGAGAGTTCTAGAAATTGAAGAAAAGGAGAAACAAGGCATTTACACCAAATCCAAGAAAAGGAAACTAGATGATGCCAACGCTTACAGGAAAaagaaacaggaaaaattgaagTCACTCCAATTGGAAGAGACGAATTTATATGATCTGTGGGGAGATAATG ATATCTTGGCTGCTAAGGAAGTCAATGAAAAAACCAAAGCTGAAGCCAATGAACACTTCTTGAAGGTGACGAAGAAAGTGAGAAAGAAG GCACACAATTCATACACCAAGAAGCCGTCGGCAAGACCGGCAGTAGAAGTTATTGCACCTGGTGGCTCATACAATCCATCTTATGACGACCATCAG TCCCTCCTTCAAGAAGCACACAAACAAGAAATGAGAAGGTTGAATACAGAAAGGGATCTGAATCGACAGACAAGTACTCGCTATGTATCAAGGGCAGCCGTGGAG GATTCCTATTTAGAAGAAATGTCGGCAGGCCtctttgatgatgatgaaactgatgatgaagatgatgatgatcatgagagCAGTGATAGTGACAACCAAGCAGGAGATGAAGCAAGGCCTCCAAATCCACCAGTCAGGGCTGATGagagaaaaacacaaaaacaaagacGGAAAGAAAAAGCTAGGAAAGAAGAA GAGAAACAGCGTGTTATTAAAAAAGAAGAGAACAGGAAACTGAACGATGTGTACAGGTTACGAAGTCTGAAAgcagaaataaatgaaaaagaaaaagaaattgaagAAAGGAAACAGAAAAGATGGGAGAAGAGAAACGACCCTACCAGAATCAAGAAAATTGGACGCCAGAA ATATCAAGATCCATTTCTTGAAATTAAGTTAAGTGAAGAACTTGTACCCAACCTTAGACTGCTAAAA CCTGAAGGCAACCTCATAGATGACAGATTTAAAAGTTTACAAAGAAGAAACATAATAGTAGCCTCAGTCCCAATGAA GACAAAACGcaagtacaaaattaaaatggtaGAGAAGAGAAGTCACAGGGAGTTCAAGTAA